A stretch of Triticum aestivum cultivar Chinese Spring chromosome 1D, IWGSC CS RefSeq v2.1, whole genome shotgun sequence DNA encodes these proteins:
- the LOC123179829 gene encoding zinc finger CCCH domain-containing protein 43 isoform X1 produces the protein MGNSGEIKQLELEYQRRPGQPDSFCYVKFGSRRFSSETGELKQLEPECPRRPGNPDCPMGDSPGSATPSSSMNLANSKAGEIKQLQPEYPRWPGQPDRFYYLKFGSSTSNSEIGEISEPDCTIGASPIDPSSVASATPPSLLNLANSETGEIKQPEYPRWPVEADCSMSDSSLSSVSITTPPSEDKRRIKKKSITAPLGDPSSHGSAAPPADSETGEKQPEPEYPLRPGKSDCSYYVKFGSCRYGMNCWFNHPLYMHGSRGLQRDNWVGRNSSRASNSSEYKQQYTFDKACNYNRHEGKTKVKQVKLNFLGLPLRPGTILCSYYMNRGTCKFGTNCKFHHPDPESEDEILNAPQHTTQGSYQMNLSTKHVQRALNGHSVPLVTSPTIGTSEIVPTQGVNPCPEWSKYQMDENKQGKSDWDPFTTKVFCDICTDEVLSGNRPTDHLNGIGYENLCAKFNEKTKKGYNHKQFESKWESLKKDYQTWKALMESEDNLGQGTKMNTISASLEWWAKKMEVMPDCGKFCFAPLENVNLLNIMFEDMVDLGSTSPETNLEVNATIRSEQGPGDGNDVGIIDKYVNEQSKEAILQQSSKNEPNLMKLKTNYVHAELNDLVNFEENLNPSNLATSMRIDRVGSNISEIMELVVGAGAEEGSDEHFIATQLFIRAEHREMFLTLKTPRGRLRWLKKMCQLKDPTSSVADVYSVKLI, from the exons ATGGGCAACTCCGGCGAGATCAAGCAGCTAGAGCTGGAGTACCAGCGGCGGCCCGGCCAGCCCGACTCCTTCTGCTACGTCAAGTTCGGGAGCCGCAGGTTCAGTTCGGAGACAGGCGAGCTCAAACAGCTGGAACCGGAGTGCCCGCGGCGGCCCGGTAATCCGGACTGCCCGATGGGTGACTCCCCTGGTTCTGCCACACCGTCCTCCTCGATGAATCTCGCCAACTCGAAGGCTGGCGAGATCAAACAGCTGCAGCCGGAGTACCCGCGGTGGCCCGGCCAGCCCGACCGCTTCTACTACCTCAAGTTCGGGAGCAGCACGTCCAATTCGGAgatcggcgagatcagcgagccagaCTGCACGATTGGCGCCTCTCCGATAGACCCCTCGTCCGTCGCTTCAGCCACACCGCCTTCCTTGCTGAATCTTGCCAATTCGGAGACCGGCGAGATCAAGCAGCCGGAGTACCCGCGGTGGCCCGTCGAGGCCGACTGCTCGATGAGCGACTCCTCCTTGTCGTCTGTAAGCATCACCACTCCTCCTTCAGAAGACAAAAGAAGAATAAAGAAGAAAAGCATCACCGCTCCGTTGGGTGACCCCTCCTCCCATGGCTCCGCCGCACCGCCGGCCGATTCAGAGACTGGCGAGAAGCAGCCGGAGCCGGAGTACCCGCTGCGGCCCGGCAAGAGCGACTGCTCCTACTACGTCAAGTTCGGAAGCTGCAGGTACGGGATGAATTGCTGGTTCAATCATCCTCTCTACATGCATGGTAGCCGTGGGCTTCAGCGGGATAATTGGGTTGGAAGGAACAGCAGTCGAGCATCTAACTCATCCGAGTACAAGCAGCAG TATACTTTCGACAAAGCATGCAACTACAACCGCCATGAAGGAAAAACCAAAGTCAAGCAAGTGAAGCTGAATTTCCTTGGGCTTCCACTGCGTCCA GGTACAATACTATGTTCGTACTATATGAATCGCGGAACATGCAAATTTGGCACCAACTGTAAGTTTCACCATCCAGATCCAGAATCAGAAGACGAGATTTTGAATGCTCCTCAGCATACTACTCAAGGATCATATCAAATGAACCTTTCAACAAAGCATGTCCAACGAGCACTGAATGGGCATTCTGTTCCCTTAGTTACATCACCAACTATTGGAACATCAGAAATAGTTCCAACTCAAGGAGTCAATCCATGTCCAGAATGGAGTAAATATCAG ATGGATGAAAACAAGCAAGGAAAATCAGATTGGGATCCTTTCACTACTAAAGTTTTTTGTGATATTTGTACCGATGAGGTTTTATCTGGAAATCGACCAACCGACCATTTGAATGGTATTGGGTATGAGAACTTATGCGCCAAGtttaatgaaaaaacaaaaaaaggctACAATCACAAGCAATTTGAAAGTAAGTGGGAGTCATTGAAGAAAGACTACCAGACATGGAAGGCATTGATGGAGAGTGAAGATAATCTAGGGCAGGGTACTAAAATGAATACAATATCTGCAAGTCTAGAATGGTGGGCAAAAAAGATGGAG GTAATGCCAGATTGCGGAAAGTTCTGTTTTGCGCCACTCGAGAATGTTAATCTTTTAAATATAATGTTCGAGGATATGGTGGATTTAGGTTCAACATCACCTGAAACTAATTTGGAAGTCAATGCAACTATCAGAAGTGAGCAAGGTCCTGGTGATGGAAATGATGTAGGCATCATTGATAAGTATGTTAATGAGCAATCTAAAGAGGCAATTCTACAACAATCTTCTAAAAACGAACCTAACTTGATGAAACTCAAGACAAATTACGTGCATGCAGAACTCAATGATCTTGTTAACTTTGAAGAAAATCTGAACCCAAGCAATTTGGCAACATCTATGAGGATCGATCGAGTAGGAAGCAATATTTCTGAGATCATGGAGTTGGTTGTAGGTGCTGGAGCTGAGGAGGGAAGTGATGAACATTTCATTGCTACTCAATTATTTATTAGAGCTGAACATCGAGAAATGTTTCTTACTCTAAAGACCCCTCGAGGAAGACTTAGGTGGCTTAAAAAGATGTGCCAACTGAAGGATCCTACTTCAAGTGTAGCTGATGTTTATTCGGTAAAACTAATTTGA
- the LOC123179829 gene encoding zinc finger CCCH domain-containing protein 43 isoform X2, with protein MGNSGEIKQLELEYQRRPGQPDSFCYVKFGSRRFSSETGELKQLEPECPRRPGNPDCPMGDSPGSATPSSSMNLANSKAGEIKQLQPEYPRWPGQPDRFYYLKFGSSTSNSEIGEISEPDCTIGASPIDPSSVASATPPSLLNLANSETGEIKQPEYPRWPVEADCSMSDSSLSSVSITTPPSEDKRRIKKKSITAPLGDPSSHGSAAPPADSETGEKQPEPEYPLRPGKSDCSYYVKFGSCRYGMNCWFNHPLYMHGSRGLQRDNWVGRNSSRASNSSEYKQQYTFDKACNYNRHEGKTKVKQVKLNFLGLPLRPGTILCSYYMNRGTCKFGTNCKFHHPDPESEDEILNAPQHTTQGSYQMNLSTKHVQRALNGHSVPLVTSPTIGTSEIVPTQGVNPCPEWSKYQMDENKQGKSDWDPFTTKVFCDICTDEVLSGNRPTDHLNGIGYENLCAKFNEKTKKGYNHKQFESKWESLKKDYQTWKALMESEDNLGQGTKMNTISASLEWWAKKMEVMPDCGKFCFAPLENVNLLNIMFEDMVDLGSTSPETNLEVNATIRSEQGPGDGNDVGIIDKTQ; from the exons ATGGGCAACTCCGGCGAGATCAAGCAGCTAGAGCTGGAGTACCAGCGGCGGCCCGGCCAGCCCGACTCCTTCTGCTACGTCAAGTTCGGGAGCCGCAGGTTCAGTTCGGAGACAGGCGAGCTCAAACAGCTGGAACCGGAGTGCCCGCGGCGGCCCGGTAATCCGGACTGCCCGATGGGTGACTCCCCTGGTTCTGCCACACCGTCCTCCTCGATGAATCTCGCCAACTCGAAGGCTGGCGAGATCAAACAGCTGCAGCCGGAGTACCCGCGGTGGCCCGGCCAGCCCGACCGCTTCTACTACCTCAAGTTCGGGAGCAGCACGTCCAATTCGGAgatcggcgagatcagcgagccagaCTGCACGATTGGCGCCTCTCCGATAGACCCCTCGTCCGTCGCTTCAGCCACACCGCCTTCCTTGCTGAATCTTGCCAATTCGGAGACCGGCGAGATCAAGCAGCCGGAGTACCCGCGGTGGCCCGTCGAGGCCGACTGCTCGATGAGCGACTCCTCCTTGTCGTCTGTAAGCATCACCACTCCTCCTTCAGAAGACAAAAGAAGAATAAAGAAGAAAAGCATCACCGCTCCGTTGGGTGACCCCTCCTCCCATGGCTCCGCCGCACCGCCGGCCGATTCAGAGACTGGCGAGAAGCAGCCGGAGCCGGAGTACCCGCTGCGGCCCGGCAAGAGCGACTGCTCCTACTACGTCAAGTTCGGAAGCTGCAGGTACGGGATGAATTGCTGGTTCAATCATCCTCTCTACATGCATGGTAGCCGTGGGCTTCAGCGGGATAATTGGGTTGGAAGGAACAGCAGTCGAGCATCTAACTCATCCGAGTACAAGCAGCAG TATACTTTCGACAAAGCATGCAACTACAACCGCCATGAAGGAAAAACCAAAGTCAAGCAAGTGAAGCTGAATTTCCTTGGGCTTCCACTGCGTCCA GGTACAATACTATGTTCGTACTATATGAATCGCGGAACATGCAAATTTGGCACCAACTGTAAGTTTCACCATCCAGATCCAGAATCAGAAGACGAGATTTTGAATGCTCCTCAGCATACTACTCAAGGATCATATCAAATGAACCTTTCAACAAAGCATGTCCAACGAGCACTGAATGGGCATTCTGTTCCCTTAGTTACATCACCAACTATTGGAACATCAGAAATAGTTCCAACTCAAGGAGTCAATCCATGTCCAGAATGGAGTAAATATCAG ATGGATGAAAACAAGCAAGGAAAATCAGATTGGGATCCTTTCACTACTAAAGTTTTTTGTGATATTTGTACCGATGAGGTTTTATCTGGAAATCGACCAACCGACCATTTGAATGGTATTGGGTATGAGAACTTATGCGCCAAGtttaatgaaaaaacaaaaaaaggctACAATCACAAGCAATTTGAAAGTAAGTGGGAGTCATTGAAGAAAGACTACCAGACATGGAAGGCATTGATGGAGAGTGAAGATAATCTAGGGCAGGGTACTAAAATGAATACAATATCTGCAAGTCTAGAATGGTGGGCAAAAAAGATGGAG GTAATGCCAGATTGCGGAAAGTTCTGTTTTGCGCCACTCGAGAATGTTAATCTTTTAAATATAATGTTCGAGGATATGGTGGATTTAGGTTCAACATCACCTGAAACTAATTTGGAAGTCAATGCAACTATCAGAAGTGAGCAAGGTCCTGGTGATGGAAATGATGTAGGCATCATTGATAA AACTCAATGA